One genomic region from Lates calcarifer isolate ASB-BC8 linkage group LG10, TLL_Latcal_v3, whole genome shotgun sequence encodes:
- the LOC108902270 gene encoding C-Jun-amino-terminal kinase-interacting protein 1, with amino-acid sequence MDKYRPKRPTTLALFPQLPQAGTQDSINNNSLGKKDSWKDSHSSSPHITGDLTPDIQPKAEDKVRHGTHRSAPKPPTASEAHSKAQSQAAATAGETRARLREKQTSGAPHTLTSSTLRSQRRGGGGRGGGKGATAMKERSLGDIRAKDGVTAGKEERRGGRLCAESKGKEKERNGHQRAREANGLKSRGADGKGKVGGKGGSRGGGSKPNNILSNQEVYLTAMVVPRTPVALRNQDKTQDQGQSHDRTQDNPLILSRSSSEGGSNRMSLSSDTEGPPPGPLHPSLSHRTNPDISEEEGEGDPTPCLNIQNGPTHFLAGDEKTEMDRTNSEVDAGGGKVDSNTEVVGTKSFTQGECVTARTVPKSEATAGLNYDSVKYTLVVDEHAQLELVNLKDCFHPYNEHNDDSDAETVYQSANEDEDPEYEEERKKREGARKQGAESFGVFSCVLDGVEKQQSHRAVYRFVPRHADELYLETDDPVLMLNQSEDLWCQGYNMRTGATGIFPAFYTVKVAKDINQVQKDGWMEQFLVRFLGSVQVPIHKGNDVLCAAMQKVACNRRLAGQPPSACVLEVSVRGVKINVQDQCHSAHRGDQCFHFFQLKNISFCGCHPKHSKYFGFITKHPDQQRFACHVMMSDTTLHPLAESVGRAFQQYYKEHIGYSCPTEDIFIE; translated from the exons ATGGACAAATATCGACCAAAGAGACCAACCACCCTGGCTCTGTTCCCACAGCTGCCACAAGCCGGCACCCAG GACTCCATCAACAACAACTCTTTGGGCAAGAAGGACAGCTGGAAGGACTCCCACTCTTCTTCCCCACACATCACAG gagATCTAACACCGGATATCCAACCCAAAGCAGAGGACAAAGTCCGGCATGGCACGCACCGGTCCGCCCCTAAGCCCCCCACAGCCAGTGAAGCCCACAGCAAAGCTCAGAGTCAGGCTGCTGCCACAGCCGGAGAGACACGAGCTCGACTGAGggagaaacaaacatcaggggctccacacacactgacctccaGTACCTTGAGgagtcagaggagaggaggaggagggagagggggaggaaaaggagCCACAGCAATGAAGGAGAGGAGCCTAGGGGACATTAGGGCGAAGGATGGAGTGACAgcagggaaagaggagaggagaggaggaagactgTGTGCTGAGTCCaaggggaaggagaaagagaggaatggACATCAGAGGGCGAGAGAAGCTAATGGACTGAAGAGCCggggggctgatgggaaaggAAAAGTGGGTGGTAAAGGgggcagcagaggaggggggTCCAAGCCAAATAACATCCTGTCTAACCAGGAAGTTTACCTGACTGCCATGGTGGTTCCACGCACACCTGTAGCACTGAGAAACCAGGACAAGACCCAGGACCAAG GCCAAAGCCATGACAGGACCCAGGACAACCCCCTTATTCTGTCCCGGTCCAGCAGTGAGGGGGGGTCAAACAGAATGTCCCTCAGCTCAGACACCGAAGGCCCCCCACCAGGACCTCTGCATCCCTCTCTGTCCCATCGAACCAACCCCGAcatcagtgaggaggagggggagggagaccCCACCCCTTGCCTGAACATCCAGAATGGTCCGACCCACTTCCTGGCAGGTGatgaaaaaacagagatggaCCGTACCAACTCAGAGGTGGATGCAGGGGGAGGGAAAGTTGACAGTAATACTGAGGTGGTTGGAACCAAGTCGTTCACTCAGGGAGAGTGTGTGACTGCTCGGACTGTACCAAAGAGTGAAGCTACAGCAGGGTTAAACTATGACTCTGTCAAATACACTCTGGTGGTGGACGAACACGCTCAGCTGGAGCTGGTCAACCTCAAGGACTGTTTCCACCCTTACAATGAGCACAACGATGACAGTGATGCAGAAACAGTCTATCAGTCAGCCAACGAGGATGAAGACCCAGAGTAcgaggaagagaggaagaagagggagggggcaAGGAAGCAAG GTGCTGAGTCGTTTGGTGTGTTCTCCTGTGTTTTGGATGGAGTGGAGAaacagcagagccacagagctGTCTACAG GTTTGTCCCTCGTCATGCAGATGAGCTCTACCTGGAGACAGATGATCCAGTGTTGATGCTGAACCAGTCTGAGGACCTGTGGTGTCAGGGTTACAACATGAGGACTGGAGCTACAGGCATTTTCCCTGCCTTCTACACTGTCAAGGTGGCCAAAGATATTAACCAAG tcCAGAAAGATGGTTGGATGGAGCAGTTCCTGGTGCGATTCCTGGGTTCAGTTCAGGTCCCCATCCACAAAGGCAACGACGTGCTGTGTGCTGCGATGCAGAAG GTAGCATGTAACAGGCGGTTAGCAGGTCAGCCTCCCTCAGCTTGTGTGCTGGAGGTCAGTGTGAGGGGTGTGAAAATCAACGTTCAGGACCAGTGTCACTCTGCTCACAGG GGTGAccagtgtttccattttttccagTTGAAGAACATCTCATTCTGTGGTTGTCATCCAAAACACAGCAA GTATTTTGGTTTCATCACCAAACATCCTGATCAACAGCGCTTTGCCTGTCATGTGATGATGTCAGATACAACATTACATCCTCTGGCTGAGTCCGTGGG GAGGGCCTTCCAGCAGTATTACAAGGAGCACATTGGCTACTCCTGTCCCACTGAGGACATCTTCATTGAATAA
- the cstpp1 gene encoding centriolar satellite-associated tubulin polyglutamylase complex regulator 1 — MNRFNSTVPVDQYLAESNVLFYLSDAVTQLLEHKEEYTQFGVIRYFAEYFSSVKNSNHILFREYSYIKATPHNRASFIRVFWRCYRQIGKSGDLLSMLEYRSLLQLLCPDFPVEMVQSAARIVLMDDAIDCLMSFSDFLFAFQLQFYYQEFLDSVLLIYQDLLAGKSPNTVIVPTSTSIEQLPSVTAEENDKEQQQQDGVEPSTLAQCVDALCDRFKHSHPPRSCMKEVLEETDKVCYYSFLMSLAKHETINQTIGVLPSKAELLIDPEMDQELDKLIAQISVSPGSNSSGSAVGGLKELQRKASPRRNIHHRRKMEVESDGSTEETDSSEN, encoded by the exons ATGAACCGGTTTAACTCCACCGTCCCTGTGGACCAGTATCTCG CGGAAAGTAACGTGTTGTTCTACCTGAGCGACGCAGTGACCCAGCTGCTGGAGCATAAGGAGGAGTACACCCAGTTCGGGGTGATCCGCTATTTCGCTGAGTA ctTCAGCAGTGTAAAGAACAGTAACCACATCCTCTTCAGAGAGTACAGCTACATCAAGGCCACTCCTCATAATAGAGCCTCCTTCATCAGAGTCTTTTGGAGATGTTACAGACAGATCGGCAAGAGTGGAG ACTTACTGTCCATGCTGGAGTACAGGTCTCTGCTGCAGTTACTGTGTCCAGACTTCCCTGTGGAGATGGTGCAGAGTGCAGCCAG AATTGTTCTGATGGATGACGCCATAGATTGTCTGATGTCTttctctgacttcctgtttgccTTCCAGCTGCAGTTCTACTACCAAG AGTTCCTGGACAGCGTGCTGTTGATCTACCAGGATCTGTTAGCAGGGAAGAGTCCTAACACTGTCATCgtccccacctccacctccatcgAGCAGCTCCCCTCTGTGACTGCAGAGGAGAACGacaaggagcagcagcagcaggacgggGTGGAGCCTTCCACTCTGGCTCAGTGTGTAGATGCCCTCTGTGACAGGTTTAAACACAG tcaTCCTCCCAGGTCCTGTATGAAGGAGGTGCTGGAAGAAACTGACAAAGTGTGTTACTACAGTTTCCTCATGAGCCTGGCCAAACACGAGACCATCAACCAGACTATTG gagtGCTGCCCAGCAAAGCAGAGTTACTCATTGACCCAGAGATGGACCAGGAACTGGACAAACT GATCGCTCAGATCTCAGTGAGTCCTGGCAGTAACAGCAGTGGCAGTGCAGTGGGGGggctgaaggagctgcagcgGAAAGCTTCCCCCAGGAGGAACATCCACCacaggaggaagatggaggtgGAGAGCGATGGCTCCACAGAGGAGACGGACTCATCTGAgaactga